The Alcanivorax sediminis genome window below encodes:
- a CDS encoding Na/Pi cotransporter family protein yields MEYVIAVLGGVGLFLLGMWLITEGLKVAAGASLERLLARWTRSRLRGLLSGTLLTAVVQSSSAVTVAALGFVNSGLLRFERAVWVIFGSNLGTTLTAWVVALIGVKFKIDVLALPLVGVGALLRVFAPVDRYRNLGMALAGFGILFMGIDVLSGGFENLGSQFSVPEGAALVWLVLAGIVLTSLMQSSSATVALVLTALAGGLLGFREAAAMVIGANVGTTSTALIATLGATANARRLAIAHVLFNLFTGVMAYLLIAPLLAVVNVVAGVTGLEEDPAARLALFHTLFNLLGILLMWPVEPFMSRFLLSRFKERQHSLAKLQFLDRNLIALPDAARAALAQEMERLLVQYPVAMATLPGADAKRLSHVAIRDRLLEEIGDFLADVGRQHLNDEQITVFQMGWRLQGNLLNMDDTLERLNGLGLALQRHDDWARVESILVDWFASAGRQMQEEWRAGDGSAGAETLLNKYEQAKHGLLASAMSGNLSRASLDLALQSLSQGRWMLEQWQRALEYYTNMAGTPPADDPEDSERLMPDA; encoded by the coding sequence ATGGAATATGTCATTGCCGTGCTCGGCGGAGTTGGGCTTTTTCTGCTGGGCATGTGGCTGATTACCGAAGGGTTGAAAGTGGCCGCAGGCGCGTCGCTGGAGCGGCTGCTGGCCAGGTGGACGCGCAGTCGATTGCGTGGGCTTTTGTCCGGCACCTTGCTCACGGCGGTGGTGCAGTCCTCCAGTGCGGTGACGGTGGCGGCGCTCGGTTTTGTGAACAGCGGCCTGCTGCGATTCGAGCGCGCGGTGTGGGTCATCTTTGGTAGCAATCTCGGCACCACGCTTACTGCCTGGGTGGTGGCGCTGATTGGCGTGAAATTCAAGATTGATGTACTGGCGTTACCACTGGTAGGTGTCGGGGCGCTGTTGCGGGTGTTTGCTCCCGTTGATCGCTACCGCAACCTGGGTATGGCGCTGGCCGGTTTCGGCATTTTGTTTATGGGCATCGATGTGCTGTCTGGCGGGTTTGAAAACCTCGGCTCACAGTTCAGCGTGCCGGAAGGTGCTGCGCTGGTGTGGCTGGTGCTGGCGGGCATTGTGTTGACCTCCCTGATGCAGTCCTCCAGCGCCACCGTGGCACTGGTGCTCACTGCCCTTGCCGGTGGTTTGCTGGGCTTCCGCGAAGCCGCAGCGATGGTCATCGGTGCCAATGTGGGCACTACCTCCACCGCACTGATCGCCACCCTGGGGGCTACCGCCAATGCCCGGCGATTGGCGATTGCCCATGTCCTGTTCAACCTGTTCACAGGGGTGATGGCCTACCTGTTGATCGCGCCGTTGCTGGCGGTGGTGAATGTGGTGGCTGGCGTCACCGGACTGGAAGAGGATCCTGCGGCGCGGCTTGCCCTGTTCCATACTCTCTTCAATCTGCTTGGCATCCTGTTGATGTGGCCGGTGGAACCCTTTATGAGCCGCTTTCTGCTCAGCCGTTTCAAGGAGCGCCAGCATAGTCTGGCGAAGCTGCAGTTTCTGGATCGTAACCTGATCGCCTTGCCAGACGCTGCCCGCGCGGCCCTGGCCCAGGAAATGGAGCGCCTGCTGGTGCAGTATCCCGTGGCCATGGCCACCTTGCCCGGTGCCGATGCCAAACGCCTGAGTCACGTTGCCATCCGTGATCGTTTGCTGGAAGAGATCGGGGATTTTCTTGCTGATGTGGGGCGTCAGCACCTGAACGATGAACAGATTACTGTGTTTCAGATGGGGTGGCGGCTGCAGGGTAATCTGCTGAACATGGATGACACTCTCGAGCGGCTCAATGGTCTTGGCCTTGCCTTGCAGCGCCATGATGACTGGGCGAGGGTTGAGTCAATTCTGGTGGACTGGTTTGCCAGCGCCGGACGGCAGATGCAAGAAGAGTGGCGTGCCGGTGACGGGAGTGCGGGTGCCGAGACACTGCTTAACAAGTATGAGCAGGCCAAGCATGGCCTGCTGGCCAGTGCCATGTCGGGCAACCTGTCCCGTGCTTCTCTGGATCTTGCCCTGCAGAGCTTGAGTCAGGGGCGCTGGATGCTGGAGCAGTGGCAGCGGGCGTTGGAGTACTACACCAACATGGCCGGCACCCCGCCTGCGGATGACCCGGAGGATAGTGAACGCCTGATGCCTGATGCCTGA